Proteins encoded in a region of the Dethiosulfovibrio salsuginis genome:
- the infA gene encoding translation initiation factor IF-1 codes for MPNKDDVIQVRGVVVEPLPNAMFRVKLENEHKVLAHVSGKMRMHFIRILPGDKVLVELSPYDLTRGRIIYRYK; via the coding sequence ATGCCCAATAAAGACGATGTCATCCAAGTTCGCGGAGTAGTCGTAGAGCCCCTGCCTAACGCCATGTTTCGGGTAAAGCTGGAGAACGAACACAAAGTACTGGCCCACGTGTCCGGTAAAATGCGAATGCACTTCATCCGTATACTGCCAGGCGATAAAGTTCTCGTAGAGCTTTCACCCTACGACTTGACAAGAGGGCGAATTATCTATAGATATAAGTAG
- a CDS encoding energy-coupling factor transporter transmembrane component T family protein, which translates to MKFLDNMSFGQYVPAESPVHRADPRCKIISVIALVTGVFMVKEPLGFSLWALILLALSQISRIGISMMLRTVRPVMILIVFTAFINIFFTSGVPLWEIGPLSITEEGIRMGIYMSLRLLFLVLFANLLTLTTSPMALADGIESLLSPFKRIGVPAHEISMMMTIALRFIPTLLNETDRIMKAQLARGADLDRGGLIRRLRAFIPVLIPLFVIVFQRADDLAVAMEARCYRGGGGRTRMKPFIWSWRDGLSLSFVIISVVAITVLERRLNL; encoded by the coding sequence GTGAAATTTCTGGACAACATGAGCTTTGGACAGTACGTTCCTGCCGAATCCCCTGTTCACAGGGCAGATCCAAGGTGTAAAATAATCTCGGTCATCGCCCTGGTAACAGGGGTCTTTATGGTCAAAGAGCCCTTAGGCTTCTCCCTCTGGGCGCTTATCCTGCTGGCTTTATCCCAGATATCCCGAATAGGGATCTCCATGATGCTAAGGACCGTTCGACCTGTTATGATACTTATCGTTTTCACCGCCTTCATCAATATATTCTTCACGTCAGGCGTGCCTCTATGGGAGATCGGACCTCTGTCGATAACCGAAGAAGGCATAAGGATGGGCATCTATATGTCCCTCAGATTGTTGTTTCTCGTCCTTTTCGCTAATTTACTGACCTTGACCACCAGCCCGATGGCTTTGGCGGACGGAATAGAGTCTCTTCTGTCGCCCTTCAAGAGAATAGGCGTGCCGGCCCACGAGATATCCATGATGATGACCATAGCCCTCCGGTTCATCCCGACCTTGCTCAACGAAACCGACAGGATAATGAAAGCCCAGCTGGCCCGAGGGGCGGATCTGGACAGAGGTGGTCTCATCAGGCGACTTAGGGCCTTCATACCGGTTCTTATACCTCTTTTTGTGATAGTATTTCAGAGGGCCGATGACCTCGCCGTGGCGATGGAAGCTCGGTGCTACAGAGGCGGTGGAGGGCGAACCAGGATGAAGCCCTTCATCTGGAGCTGGAGGGATGGCCTATCCCTCTCCTTTGTGATAATCTCCGTCGTAGCCATAACGGTGCTGGAAAGGCGGTTAAACCTGTGA
- a CDS encoding DNA-directed RNA polymerase subunit alpha encodes MRPEIRVEECSATSARVVIGPLERGFGVTLGNALRRVLLSSIKGAAITSVRIDGVVHEFSTIPGVEEDVIELLLNLKHIPIRSHCPEVRVLRLDVEGERKVTAADFQPDSDIEFVDPEAYICTLAEGTRLSLEVYIEQGVGYASNDRPRPNYLPVDALLIDAIFTPIQRVKYEVQAERVGQKTDYEKIVMNVVTDGVVAPDVAVAEAAKLLRKYFTIVVEDIQKLHPSEQPVVDEADVPQVESKEDGVDDASEKEENTLFSRGVRDLELSIRSENCLLRGGIHTIGDLVSRAKDDLLKIRNLGKISLKEIEEKLENLGLSLQNDRAGDTTDKEDESE; translated from the coding sequence ATGAGGCCTGAAATCCGAGTTGAAGAATGTTCGGCAACCAGTGCCAGGGTCGTCATCGGTCCCTTGGAACGAGGCTTTGGCGTTACCTTAGGGAACGCCCTGAGGCGGGTGTTGCTGTCCTCCATTAAAGGGGCCGCTATAACCTCTGTGCGCATTGACGGCGTCGTCCATGAGTTCAGCACCATCCCTGGAGTCGAAGAAGACGTAATAGAACTGCTGCTGAACCTGAAGCACATTCCTATAAGGTCTCACTGTCCCGAAGTCAGGGTGCTGAGGCTCGACGTAGAGGGAGAACGAAAGGTAACAGCTGCCGACTTTCAGCCCGATAGCGACATAGAATTTGTCGATCCTGAGGCCTACATATGCACCTTGGCCGAGGGAACCAGACTGTCCCTGGAGGTCTACATTGAGCAAGGCGTAGGGTACGCCTCCAACGACCGTCCCAGGCCCAACTATCTTCCTGTGGACGCTCTCCTGATCGACGCTATTTTTACCCCCATTCAGAGGGTGAAGTACGAAGTTCAGGCGGAGAGGGTCGGCCAGAAGACGGACTACGAAAAAATAGTAATGAACGTGGTCACCGACGGGGTAGTAGCCCCTGACGTGGCTGTCGCCGAGGCTGCCAAGCTTCTTCGTAAATACTTCACCATAGTCGTAGAGGACATACAGAAGCTTCACCCGTCGGAACAGCCCGTCGTCGATGAAGCGGACGTACCTCAGGTCGAATCCAAAGAAGACGGGGTAGATGACGCTTCAGAGAAAGAGGAAAATACCCTTTTCTCCAGAGGCGTTCGAGACCTGGAGCTTTCCATAAGAAGCGAGAACTGTCTCCTTCGAGGGGGCATTCACACCATCGGCGATCTGGTGAGTCGAGCAAAGGACGATCTCCTGAAGATCAGAAACCTCGGCAAAATTTCCCTGAAGGAGATCGAGGAAAAACTGGAAAACCTCGGTCTCTCCCTCCAGAACGACAGAGCTGGAGACACAACGGACAAGGAGGACGAGTCTGAATGA
- the rpsK gene encoding 30S ribosomal protein S11 — MAKRIQRRGKKKEKKNISYGVAHVFSTFNNTIVSITDKGGAVIAWASGGNVGFKGTRKSTPFAAQIASQQAAKAAQDHGLKEVDVVVKGPGPGRESAIRALQGAGIQVNSIKDATPIPHNGCRPPKRRRV; from the coding sequence GTGGCCAAGCGTATACAGCGTAGAGGCAAAAAGAAAGAGAAAAAGAACATATCCTACGGTGTCGCTCACGTATTCTCCACCTTCAACAACACCATCGTGAGCATCACCGATAAAGGCGGAGCGGTAATAGCCTGGGCCTCCGGCGGAAACGTCGGATTCAAAGGAACCAGAAAATCCACTCCTTTCGCAGCACAGATCGCGTCCCAGCAGGCTGCCAAAGCCGCCCAGGATCACGGTCTCAAAGAGGTCGACGTGGTGGTCAAGGGCCCCGGCCCTGGTCGTGAGTCGGCCATCCGAGCCCTTCAGGGTGCGGGTATCCAGGTCAACAGCATAAAAGACGCCACCCCCATACCACACAATGGGTGCCGTCCTCCCAAAAGACGTCGCGTATAG
- the mreB gene encoding rod shape-determining protein — protein sequence MFGFGNDIGIDLGTATVLIYVKGRGVVLREPSVVAVDQESGKILAVGYEAKNMVGRTPGNVVSVRPLRDGVIADYTMTETMLRYFMRRVNTGFRRFFRNRVMICVPSGATDVERRAVLEAAVEVGAREAYLIEEPMAAAIGANLNVEEPRGKMVVDIGGGTTDVAVISLGGIVVSKSLRIGGDKFDECIMRYLRRQYNLAIGEQMAENLKIMIGTCLPDGEEMEMTLKGRDLVQGLPRQIEVSSRSVCSAIGERVQSIVDGVRNVLELTPPELSADIIDGGVVLTGGGSLLRGLPELISRQTGIRCFAADQPTESVALGTGVALANINRLLDSGKGGILFSARRGRRRRW from the coding sequence GTGTTTGGTTTTGGAAACGATATAGGAATAGATCTGGGGACCGCCACGGTCCTCATATACGTAAAAGGTCGAGGTGTAGTCCTCAGAGAGCCCTCGGTAGTCGCAGTAGACCAAGAGAGCGGTAAAATACTGGCGGTCGGCTACGAGGCCAAGAACATGGTCGGCAGAACCCCTGGCAACGTGGTCTCCGTCCGTCCCCTCAGGGACGGAGTCATAGCGGACTACACCATGACCGAGACCATGCTCCGCTACTTTATGAGACGGGTAAACACCGGTTTCAGACGGTTCTTCCGAAATAGGGTAATGATATGCGTTCCCTCCGGTGCTACCGACGTAGAGAGAAGAGCGGTCCTTGAGGCCGCCGTCGAGGTCGGAGCCAGGGAAGCCTACCTCATAGAGGAGCCGATGGCCGCTGCCATAGGGGCTAACCTAAACGTAGAGGAACCGAGAGGCAAGATGGTCGTCGACATAGGCGGAGGAACCACCGACGTAGCGGTCATATCCCTAGGGGGAATAGTGGTATCCAAATCCCTCCGAATCGGCGGCGACAAATTCGACGAGTGCATAATGAGGTATCTCCGCAGACAGTATAACCTGGCCATAGGGGAGCAGATGGCGGAAAACCTCAAGATAATGATAGGAACCTGCCTCCCTGACGGAGAGGAAATGGAAATGACACTAAAAGGCAGAGACCTGGTTCAGGGACTCCCTCGTCAGATAGAGGTCAGCAGCAGAAGCGTATGTTCCGCTATAGGCGAAAGGGTCCAGTCCATAGTGGACGGGGTCAGAAACGTTTTAGAGCTCACGCCGCCGGAGCTTTCCGCCGATATAATAGACGGAGGAGTGGTCCTCACAGGAGGAGGCTCTCTCCTGAGGGGATTACCGGAACTTATCTCCAGACAGACTGGCATACGGTGCTTTGCCGCTGACCAGCCCACCGAATCGGTGGCCCTGGGAACGGGCGTAGCTCTTGCCAACATAAACCGGCTTCTCGACTCCGGCAAAGGGGGCATACTGTTCTCCGCCAGAAGGGGTCGACGTCGCCGCTGGTAA
- the rpsM gene encoding 30S ribosomal protein S13 encodes MARIAGVDLPREKRVEIGLTYIFGIGLTSSQKILAKVGVSPDTRVKDLTEEEAQSLRTEILANYMVEGDLRREVTMNIKRLMDIGCYRGIRHRQGLPLRGQRTKTNARTRKGPKRTVAGKKK; translated from the coding sequence ATGGCCCGTATTGCAGGAGTCGATCTGCCAAGGGAAAAGAGAGTTGAGATAGGTCTAACCTACATCTTCGGCATAGGACTTACGTCCTCCCAGAAGATACTTGCCAAGGTAGGGGTTAGCCCCGACACCAGGGTAAAGGACCTCACCGAAGAGGAGGCCCAGTCTCTCCGCACGGAGATACTTGCCAACTACATGGTGGAGGGAGACCTTCGCCGTGAGGTGACCATGAACATAAAACGTCTCATGGATATAGGATGTTACAGAGGGATTCGCCACAGACAGGGGCTTCCTCTTAGAGGCCAGAGGACCAAAACCAACGCAAGAACCAGAAAAGGTCCGAAACGCACCGTTGCCGGCAAGAAGAAGTAG
- the truA gene encoding tRNA pseudouridine(38-40) synthase TruA → MRYAVELSYIGHAFAGWQLQPEVLTVQKALEDALAILEGSPVRVTGAGRTDGGVHSRGQVASFDLSKEWSPYRLTMALNNNLPDTVSVIRASSVPEDFDARASALWREYAYFIWHGPSCYPHIRPMVWWRKADDWDNLLVDRCCSFLLGRHDFGAFCKLSEKPENSYREILKARHIRRGRLSVLRIRGTAFLTNMVRIIVGNLDEVGKGRRSPEWFKDLLNGGNRTDSATTAPSSGLFFWRVGYDDF, encoded by the coding sequence GTGAGATATGCCGTAGAGCTATCCTACATAGGCCACGCCTTCGCAGGCTGGCAGCTACAGCCGGAAGTCCTCACCGTTCAAAAAGCACTGGAGGACGCCCTCGCCATACTGGAAGGAAGCCCAGTGAGGGTAACCGGAGCGGGCAGGACCGACGGAGGAGTCCATAGCAGAGGACAGGTGGCCTCTTTCGATCTATCCAAAGAGTGGAGCCCCTATAGACTTACCATGGCCTTGAACAACAACCTTCCTGATACCGTATCGGTTATCAGGGCCTCTTCGGTGCCAGAAGACTTCGACGCCAGAGCCAGTGCCCTTTGGAGGGAATACGCCTACTTCATATGGCACGGCCCATCCTGTTACCCCCATATAAGGCCTATGGTGTGGTGGAGAAAGGCGGACGACTGGGATAATCTTCTGGTCGATAGGTGTTGCTCCTTTCTACTCGGCAGACACGACTTTGGAGCCTTCTGCAAGCTATCGGAGAAACCGGAAAACAGCTACCGAGAGATACTGAAGGCGAGACACATCCGACGAGGCAGATTATCGGTCCTCAGGATAAGAGGAACCGCCTTCCTTACCAACATGGTCAGGATAATAGTCGGCAACCTGGACGAAGTAGGGAAAGGGAGAAGATCCCCCGAGTGGTTTAAAGACCTACTGAACGGAGGAAATCGAACCGACTCGGCCACAACAGCCCCATCTTCAGGTTTATTTTTCTGGCGGGTTGGCTACGACGATTTTTAA
- the rplQ gene encoding 50S ribosomal protein L17, with the protein MRHRVDRRKLGRPGSHRRAMLANLVASLILEESIETTVTRAKEVRRVAEKIITRARGGSLHDRRIVISRLNHKAAVNKLFDDVAKRYTERPGGYTRIVRTGYRNGDASPMAVIALV; encoded by the coding sequence ATGAGACATCGAGTGGATAGAAGAAAACTCGGTCGCCCTGGCAGCCATCGTAGGGCCATGTTGGCCAACCTGGTCGCCAGCCTGATCCTCGAAGAGAGCATCGAGACCACGGTGACCAGAGCAAAAGAGGTGCGCCGGGTGGCGGAGAAAATAATCACCAGGGCCAGAGGTGGTTCCCTTCATGACAGAAGGATCGTCATATCGAGGCTGAACCACAAGGCCGCGGTCAACAAGCTTTTCGACGACGTGGCCAAGCGCTATACCGAGCGTCCCGGTGGATACACCCGTATCGTCCGTACGGGGTATCGGAACGGCGACGCCTCTCCTATGGCGGTCATCGCACTGGTCTAG
- the rpmJ gene encoding 50S ribosomal protein L36, producing the protein MKVKSSVKPMCEHCRIIKRRGVVRVICSRDPRHKQRQGARR; encoded by the coding sequence ATGAAAGTTAAATCTTCGGTTAAGCCGATGTGCGAGCATTGTCGTATAATCAAGCGAAGAGGCGTGGTCCGAGTTATATGCAGCAGGGATCCCCGCCACAAGCAGCGCCAGGGAGCGAGGAGGTAA
- a CDS encoding energy-coupling factor transporter ATPase, with the protein MDEISIASLQGICYSYMEAGNLALDGIDLEVQRGDWVALLGGNGSGKSTLAKHFNALLIPMQGACFISGMDSKDEKNLWDIRKTVSMVFQNPENQIVSTVVEDDTAFGPENLGLPTEEIRARVDRALKIAGLWDKGDVASYTLSGGQKQRLAIAGAIAMDTPCIVLDEPTAMLDPQGRKEVMDLLKSLHSKGTTIIHITHRLEEIDSATKVVVLKKGETQWTGTPEELFLREELEAWGLELPPMMSLWRNLVKKGLIAKDVPPEPERLVQALCPSL; encoded by the coding sequence ATGGACGAAATCTCCATTGCCTCTCTCCAGGGTATCTGCTACTCCTACATGGAGGCGGGCAATCTTGCCCTCGACGGAATAGATCTCGAGGTGCAAAGGGGCGACTGGGTTGCCCTACTAGGGGGCAACGGCTCCGGAAAGTCCACGCTGGCTAAACACTTCAACGCCCTGCTCATTCCGATGCAGGGCGCTTGTTTTATCTCCGGTATGGACAGTAAAGACGAGAAAAACCTCTGGGACATCAGAAAAACCGTCTCCATGGTATTTCAGAACCCGGAGAATCAGATAGTGTCCACGGTGGTGGAGGACGACACCGCCTTTGGACCTGAAAACCTTGGTCTTCCCACCGAGGAAATAAGGGCCAGGGTCGATAGAGCTTTGAAAATAGCTGGACTGTGGGATAAAGGGGACGTGGCCTCCTATACCCTCTCAGGAGGACAAAAACAGAGACTGGCCATAGCGGGAGCTATCGCCATGGACACCCCCTGTATAGTGCTGGACGAACCTACCGCTATGCTCGATCCTCAAGGTCGAAAAGAGGTAATGGACCTCTTAAAATCCCTTCACAGCAAAGGGACGACCATAATCCACATAACCCACAGACTGGAAGAGATAGATAGCGCCACCAAAGTGGTCGTGCTTAAAAAAGGCGAAACTCAGTGGACCGGAACCCCAGAGGAACTTTTCTTGAGGGAAGAGCTTGAGGCCTGGGGTCTTGAGCTTCCCCCTATGATGTCCTTATGGCGAAACCTGGTGAAAAAGGGGCTAATAGCCAAAGACGTCCCTCCTGAGCCGGAAAGGCTGGTACAGGCTCTATGTCCATCTCTATAA
- a CDS encoding ATP-binding cassette domain-containing protein, whose protein sequence is MSISINNLGHVYHQGTPLEVTALQDITLDIPQGSWTSIVGHTGSGKSTLAQHMNALLLPHVGTLSVDGLSVSSKKDLREIRKRVGLVFQYPEQQLFAETVKEELSFGPKNWGMKESLDDLSESVLEQVGLDSTYMDRSPFKLSGGEKRRVAIASVLAVKPSYLVLDEPTAGLDASGRGHLLSLLRKVHHQGTAIIMVTHDLEIALELSDRIIALQLGEVVHSGTPEETSLYISSSPVPGLILPDVAKLWVQLSLKGMELPFSCDPTVLANSIEEKRKGAPK, encoded by the coding sequence ATGTCCATCTCTATAAACAACCTAGGTCACGTATACCATCAAGGCACACCTCTGGAGGTGACCGCCCTCCAGGATATAACCCTGGACATACCTCAAGGTTCCTGGACCTCCATAGTAGGCCACACAGGAAGCGGCAAATCAACTCTGGCACAGCACATGAACGCACTCTTACTGCCTCACGTGGGCACCCTGTCGGTGGACGGACTATCGGTATCCTCCAAAAAAGACCTGAGGGAGATAAGAAAAAGAGTTGGATTGGTGTTTCAATATCCCGAACAACAGCTCTTTGCGGAGACCGTAAAAGAAGAACTCTCCTTTGGGCCTAAAAACTGGGGAATGAAGGAAAGCCTGGACGACCTCTCTGAAAGCGTTCTGGAACAGGTAGGCCTGGATAGTACCTACATGGATAGATCTCCCTTCAAACTATCGGGCGGTGAAAAAAGGAGGGTCGCCATAGCCTCGGTCCTGGCGGTAAAACCCTCTTACCTCGTGCTGGACGAGCCTACCGCAGGGCTGGACGCATCGGGCAGAGGACACCTACTCTCGCTCCTCAGAAAAGTCCATCACCAGGGAACGGCGATAATCATGGTTACTCACGACCTAGAGATAGCCCTGGAGCTCAGCGACAGGATAATCGCCCTTCAGCTAGGAGAGGTAGTTCACTCAGGCACACCGGAGGAAACCTCTCTCTACATATCCTCCAGCCCTGTTCCAGGACTGATCCTTCCTGACGTAGCCAAACTATGGGTTCAGCTGAGCCTAAAGGGAATGGAGCTGCCCTTCTCCTGTGACCCTACCGTGCTGGCGAACAGCATAGAGGAAAAAAGAAAAGGAGCCCCAAAGTGA